The nucleotide window CTACTTCCACCCAGAGGGAGAGAACTTCCCGATTCTCGTCGGCAGGGTTGCATTCACCAACCACAGTGATCCACTCACCGAGCCGAGGGCAGTGTTCTTCTTTAAGACTCAGAAGAAAGGCAAGCTCTACGCCCTCAGCTACTGCAACATCCACGGCCTCTGGGAGAACGAGGTCACGCTCGAGTGAACCTTTCCATTTTTCGCCCCAACCCCATCTCTTTGGTACCCGAGTAACGTCCGGAAGGTTTATCTACACTGCCGTGGAGGTATTCTAAGACGTATCGCGTGCGAGATGATAGAAGATGCATCCATATCATGCCATCATGGGCACAGGAGGGATTCTGGTCCTCACCGGGATTTTTCTGACGTGGAATCTTTCGAGGAACATAGAAAAGTTCCGGCTTGGGACGGGGAGCATCTCAAAGTTTATGTTTCTTGGGGGCATCTTAACGGCCCTCGGATTCATAGAACTTATAGTGGGAATGGGAACGGAGGTCATGGCACTCCCTGCAATTCTTGGTCCGGCGCTGATAGTTTACGCCCTCTCCGAGAGCGGTCTCGTGAGGGCAAAGCCCGAGATGCTCCTTCAGGTAGCGGTAATAGTGGGATCGCTGGTTCTCAGCGGGGACAGGGTTCTCTACATAATCGAATCGTTCTCGGCGATGGCAGTTGTAATCCTCATGGACGCGGCGGCCTTTTACGTCCATACCCCCCTCCAGTACGGCAGACTCGCAAGGCTTTCAGCGTGGATGTTCACCCTCTTTGTGCCGTTGAACGCCGCCAACCCAGGGAGCCCAGTTGCCGTGGGCCTGTACCTCCTGTCAACCGCACTCTGGGTCGCAGTACTGCTAACACTTCACGGTGTTCTCAGGGCGCGCTTCCCCAGAACTGCCCAGGAAGGCTTATAACCGGACACTCCCAACACCCAGTAGGTGAGAAAAATGAAGGTTTACATGCCGGGTAGGGACTGGCCGGAACACTATAGGGCGGTGCTTGAGGAGCTGGCGAACATAACCGACCCAGTCACAGGAGGGGACATCCTGGACTCTGGTGTCGTTGCAGGCCTAGAAGTTGGTGAGGACACGCTGAAGGTCTGGCTCAACTTTGAGAGCCACGCCGAGTACAACATAACCGGCGCGAGTGCGATAGCATACTCAAAGATAATCGGGGACATAATTGAGCGCTTTGCCCTGGTAAGGTTCCAGAACGTCTACGTCTACGACCTTAAGAACAACCCCGTGGGAGTTTTTGAGAACAGGAAAGGCTACACCATTGAGGACATAAGTACCGAGAGGGTCTGAGATTTGAGCCTCTTTGACGTTTTTACACGGAAACAGACGCTATCCGGGCCAAGGGAAGACCTGCCCCCCGATGTCAAGAACGTGGTTCGAATCCTGCGGAAAGTGAAAGACCCGGAGACTGGACTGGACATCGTAGATGAGGGACTTCTCTATGGTATTACGGTCAAAGGTCGGAGTGTCGAGCTGTTTCTTCTGATGGCCCGATCAACACCTGAATGTCACTTCTGTCAGATGCTGGCCATAAACCTTCAGAACAAGATCTTAAGTGACATAGTTGAAGTCCTAAAGCAGGAAGGGTTTAATAAGATAAGAGTATACAATGAAATTGGACTGTTGCTAGCGGAGGGATGATTTATGGTTCCACCGGAACTCGATGAGGGGCTTCCCCTCGAAAGGATCGGGGACTTCTCCCTTGAGGAGCTCCTCGGAATGGCCATAAAGGCCGAGATTGGAGCCAGGAAATTCTACGAGAGCCTCGCAGAGAGGATAGAGGTCGAGGCTCTGAAGGAGAAAATAGAGTGGCTCGCAGGTGAAGAGGGCAAGCACGAGGCCCTGCTCAGGAAGATGTACGGGGCAATGTTCCCCGGAAAGGAGGTTGTGTTCCCCAAGGAGCACATAGGACCGGAACTGAAACCCGTCGCCCGCGAACTTCACGGAGTCCAGGACATTATAGACCTCATGAAGTGGGCAATGAAGGCGGAGGAGATAGCCGCACAATTCTATGAAGGGATCGAGAAAATCGTGGAGAGTGAAGAAAGGAAGAGGCTCATGCGCTACCTCAGCGACATGGAGAGGGGGCACTACTACACACTAAGGGCGGAGTACGAGCTCCTCCTCGACTGGGAGATGTACAGCCAGATGATGCACGTTGGCCCGTGAGACACAGAACATCATCCATCTATTTTTGTTATTCTTTTGAGCCATTAAAGTTATAAACGATGGATCCCACTGTGGAATATATTCCATGATGGGGGATCATGGAATGATAATAAGTCCTCAATGGCTAACTGTGGCACTAAAGACAGCGGCCGGTGTCGTGTTTTTGAATGCGTACCTAAAGAGCAAAAGGAAGTCGGCGCTCTTTCTGTCATTAGGATGGATAAGCAGTATTCTAGTATCCCCTCCGAGCACGAGTTTATACCCCGGAGTGGAGTGTATTTTTACTGGGATGGCAGCCGCGTTTACTCTCACAGGCATACTCACCCTGATCGAGGAGGAGGGGGGTAGAAGATCACCCCGTGCAATGCACCTTACCCTCCCCACGCTCCCAGCGGTGTATGGTGTAATTGAGGCATCCTTCAACGGCTCCTGCACTGGAACTTACATCACCAGCGGGGTTCTGCTACTTATAGCAGGGGTCATATTCACCGAGCTCATGTCCACATACTACAGAAGAAACGCAACTTTGTTCGGGGTGGTGCTCGGTGTCTCCGGCGTCGCCAGCATGTTACACCCCATCGCCTACGAGAACGGTCTACTCACACCCGATGTGGTTATGTACAACTCCCTTGTAATAGCCACTATGGCAGCATACGCGTACTACAGGGTTATATACAGCAGGCATTTTCTGGGATTTGAGAACCTTGTTCCCGGTCACGGGGTGGATGCCATCGCCCAAGGCGCCGGTATAATGTCGGAGAGAGACTTCAGGGAGCTCGCACCCCGGCTGGATGGATTTCCAGTACTGGCATTCCTCCGCAATTCAGAGCCAATGAACGGATGGCTAAGCTATCGGATAAGCACAGTCCAGGGAGCCAACGTGATACCCCCGACCTCGATGTACAGGATCACGGAGACCACAAACATGTATCTCAGGGAGATGGAAAAAGTGGGGAACAGAGGGATCGTTATAATAGAAGCAGTAGAATTTCTCAAACTTTACAACGACTTCAGGAGTGTCGTTAAAATGCTTGCAACTCTGAGGGACAGCGTTCTCATCCACGGGGGTACCCTTATCATCGTCACCGAAAAAGACGTCTGGGATGAGGGGGAGTGGAACATCCTTCTGAGAACCCTTGAATAACCCCCTCAGCAAACTCCCGTTCATTCCCCGTACTTCGCTATCAGCTCGGCCAGAATCCTGTGGTGCTCCTTCTCGTTCTCAACCAATGCCTCCGCGAGGCCCTTGAAGAGCGGGTGCGTCATCTTCTCGGCCATCTTCTGGTAGGTCTCTATCATGTCCTTCTCAATCTCCAGATGCATCTCGGCAAAGCGCTTGACCAGGGCCCTCTGCTCCGGCGCGAGCTCGACATCCTTGACCTCGGATATCGGCCCCTCACCTGCGAGCTTCTCCAGCTCCTTCTGGGCTTCCAGTATGGCCTCCATGAGGTGCTTGTGGATTATCGTGTCGACGGCTATCCTGCCGACGACTTCCTCGACCTTGGTGTACCTCAGACCCTGCCCCCTTATGAGGCCGAGACCATCGGTATAGCTCGCGGCGGCCTTTTTCTCGGTTTCATACGCCCGCTTAACAAGGGGTTCACCCATGCACATCACCAGAACTATATGAACATCGAACCTTAATAACGTTTTTCATTGGGCAAAAGGGTGCATCAACCTACTGCTTAGTGCACGAGAATCGAAAGGAAGCGAGAGAAAAGAGGAATGAAGAGGTCACAGTTCGACCTTTATGCCGGTCTCTTCCTCAACCTCCTCGAAGCCATCCTTCATGTACTTCGCTAACTCCTTGTCAACTTCGAAGAGCGCCGCCAGGAACTCTCCGAAGTGCTCCTTCTCCTCGTTGGCGACGTCGTAGAAGATGTGCTTTATCCTTTCATCCTCAATAAGCTCGGCCAGCTGTTCGTAGAAGCTTATAGCGTCGAGTTCGGCCTCGATGGCCCAGCGTAAGGCCTGGGCTATTTCCCTCTTTGAGAGGGGCTTCTCCCTCCCCAGGAGGTAGGGCTTTTCAGCGAGCATGGTATCACCACAGGATAATACGTCTGGAGGTTAATAACCCTTTCACCTCAGGAACTTCGAGACGAAGGGGCTCTCTCCGGGTTTTGTTCTCCTGAAGTGGCCGCTCGGCTTGCCGGTGAGGAGCTCCTCAAACCATGCCTCGTGCTCTATCTCCTCGTGGAGTATTGCTAAAGCTAAGTCGTACGTCCTCGGGTCTTTTCCAAAGGTGTACTTGCATATCTCAGTGTAAACGCCGACTGCACAGCGCTCTGCCTCAAGGAGGACCTTAAGGATGTTCTCAACGGTCGGCTCCTCTGGGAGGTAAGCGTCGCGGCACCAGGCCATCTTGGAGAAGTCAACGATGTCCCTCGGGAGCTCACCGCCAAGCTCGTAAATCCTCGGAACGAGGGCCTCAAAGTGGTTCCTGTCCTCAAGGCGTGCATCTTCGATTATCTCCTTTATTGTCTCGCCCTCCATGCCTGCCGCATGGTTTCTCAGAATCGTGTAGTAGTAATAGGTCGTAAACTCCGCTGCTGCAGCCCTTAGCAGCATATCCAGAAGTTTTTCCACGTCTATTCCGGCCTTCTCAACAAGTCTCCGGTTGTGTTCAGACATAGGTTTCACCAGAAACCCTAGGTATTTCTTGTTAATAAACTTTTCTATTTAGAAGTTAGTTTTGATTAGAAAGGCTTATAAGTCGGCTTACAAAGGCTGAACTATGTGGAGAGAAAAGGCCCTACAAAGACTCAAGGAGAGTGGTTACAAACTCACGCCCCAGCGCCTCAAGCTTATCGAAGTCCTTGAGGAGCTTGGGCCGTCCCACCCTTCCCTGACTGAAGTGCTGGCTGAAATAAGGGATGATTTTCCAACGATGAGCTTTTCGACGCTTTACTCCAACCTGATAACGTTAAAGGAGCTCAAACTCGTGGAACTCTTCTCATTAGATGGGGAGACGAGGGTTGAGCTTAACACTGAACCCCATATAAACCTGATAAGCGGGGGCAAAGTCATTGACCTCAACGACCACGAGATAATTGAAAGGATAAGGGAGAAAACAGGTAGAAGGGTCAAGCTCGTCAACGTTATCCTCGATTAGTCCACCTCAAGGCTGAAGTCCTGGTAGTCCATCCAGATGCCGGTCTTCATGACCGAATCGTACTGGGCTTTCAGGAGTTCGTAGTGGGCCTTCTCAACCTTTGCCAGCTCTTCAAAGACCCTCCTCACTGACTCGCTTTCCGCTTCCCTCGCGGCCTTCTCATAGAACTCCCAGGTCTTCCTTTCCTGCTTCATTCCTATCTTTACGGCGTCCACCTCGCTCAGCTTCTCTTCATCGGCCTCCACCAAGAGGCTCTCAAGGGCGGCCTTGTCAACCGCGGGGAGCTCGCACTTCTCTATGAGTTTCTCGACGAACTTTTCCTCGAACAGCTGCCAGTGACCTGCCTCCTCGTTTGCCAGAAAGAGAAACATCCTTCTAGCCCGTTCGTCGCTGGCCTTTTTTGCCAGCCTTATGTAAAACTTCAACTCGGCCTTTTCGACTTCGAGGGCCAGGGCCAAAGCCTGGAGTTCGTTCATGCCATCACCAAAACGTTTTATGTTTCCGACCCTAATAACCTTTGGTGGACAGTTATGAGGATTGAGAGGGTGGATGAGCCGCTTAGCCTTAAGGACGAACTGGTTCGCTTCGTCTTCAGGGTCTACCAGGAGACCGGCGGGGCTTACCCTGCCCTGGAGTGGGTGGAGGACAAGCCGGCCCTTGATGACTTCGAGGGATTCAGAGAAGTTTACGAACCGTTCCTTGAGTTCCGCCTTGGGAAGGAGTTCGACGAGCTCTACGTTCTGAGGGACGATGAATGGAAAATAGCCGGAACGGTGGCTCTCGTCTACAACCTCCGGGGCAAGGACGTCTGGTGGGTGCCGGACGAAATCAAGGACGAGAAGACGGGACTCATCGAGTTCTTCATGGTTGATCCGTCGTACAAAGGCAGGGGATACGGTTCTCAGTTGCTAGAATTTGCCATCCAGCGCCTCAGGGAGCTCGGAAAGGTTCCCCACGTGATAACATTCCCGGGGCTTGAGGCTTATTCATATTATATAAAAAAGGGCTTCACCAAGGTGATGGATTATAAGGAGTTCGTTGTGCTGAAGAAGGCATAAGCCAACCAGTACCCAGAACTGCCCAAGAATCCTTTTATACCCCGATGAGTAGGGCAGTTAAGGCCCTATTTTGGGCAAAGGTCGTGATGTCATGAGAAAGGACGTTTTCGCATTTTTTGTAATCATACTCCTCCTTGGCGGGACGTATCTTTTGGCCGGAAACGGAAGAAAGGAATCGAAAACCGGGGATTACGACTCTCCGATTGAAGGGGTTATTCAGGTCACGGGGCTCGTTGAAAGGTCCTACAACATCACCTACGATGAGCTCTCAAAGCTCCCCTCAAAGGAGGTAGAGGCACCGCTCTACTGCGTCGGCGAACCCGGGAAGGTCAGAAAGAACGGGACGTGGAAGGGCGTCCCTTTGAGGACAGTTATTGAAGCGGCAAAGCCCAAGAGCAGGGCATACAAGGTGGCCCTCTACGCCAGCGACGGTTTTACGACGGACTTCTACCTAGACACTGTAAGGGAGGACGAAGACATAATCATAGCATATGAGTTCAACGGCGAGCCGATAACCCCGAGAATAGTCGCTCCGGACAGGTGGGGCTACAAGTGGATAAAGCACCTGACGAAAATCGAGCTCGTAAGCTACGACTTCAAGGGCACGTGGGAAAGCGCCGGCTATCCTGACGACGCTTATATCACCGATGGCTCGTCCCCTGGCAGGTGAGGGCATGAAGGCAAAAACGGCCATAGCGATCGTCGAGTGGACTTCCCTGCCGCTGCTCCTCTTAGCAGGACTCCTTGTCATAAGCGGCTACGGGCTGACGAGCGAGGCAGCAAGAAACGCCTCGTTGGGAATTTTGACCTTCTCCCGCTCTCAGGCGATCCATCTCAGCCGGCTGGTTAAACTGGGCTTCGTCTCGCTCCTGCTCCTCCACACCTACGCGGGAACGGAGGTACTGGCAAAAAAGGTGGAAAAGAGCCATGGAAGGCTCGCGGCACTCATGGGGTACTTCGTGCTGGCGTTTTTAATCTATGTAGCATGGATAGCGGTGAACGGGGAGTTCGGGGGATGACCTCAGCCGGGGTTGCCGTTCTTAATCTCCGGCGGTCGGAACATTCCGGCCACGTCATCGGCTATATCCCTGAACTCCCCCTTAAGATAGACCTTTCCACCGCTGATGACCACCCCGTAGTCGGCCAGCCCTTCAAAGGGCTCCCATATGTGGCTTATAATGACGAAGCTCCTGCCCTTTCCCTTCCATTTTCCTATGACCTGCACGATTTCGGCGACGCTCTCGAAGTCCACGTTGGCCAGGGGCTCGTCGAGGAACACAACCGCTGGCTCTCCCACGAAGGCCTGGGCAAGGCTCAGCCTCTTCAGCATTCCCGAAGAGTAGCCCTCTATGCGCCTGTCGAGGGCGTCCTCGATACCGAAGAGCCCGGCGGCCTTTTCAACATCGTCCGGGTTCGCTCCCCGCGTCCGTGCAATGAACTCAAGCCACTCCCTTCCGGTAGTCAGCTTCGGGAACCTCCCGGGGTCGAAGGCCACGCCGATGCTCCGCCTTACCTCTGAATGTCTCCAGGGATCCTTTCCGAGGAGCTTCACGGTTCCCTTAGTCGGCTTGTAGAGACCCAGTGCGACCTTCATGAAGGTGCTCTTTCCACCACCGTTGGGCCCGAGGATCAGCGTCAGGCCCTCGGGTACCTCGACGGTGACTCCCTGCAGGGCTTTTATCGGCCCAAAATACTTGTGAAGATCCCTTGCCTCGATTACCGCGCTCATCTCCTTCCACCTCCGAGGAGCGTCAGCGCCAAAAGCCCTCCGAATAAGGCCAAAGCCCACAGGTGTGCCGACTTCTGCTTCCCGGGGAAGCCCACGTCAATCGGGGTTATCGTTATCGTGATGCCCTGACTGGAGTTCCCGCTGAAGTCGTAGAAGCCCGGGTGGGGAAAGACCAGCGCGAAGGCCCCGTTGCCCGCCACTTCTCCGGTGAATATCATCTCCCCCGTCTGAAGGTCCTTCACCTTGAACTCCCCGGTTCCAACGGCGTAGAGCTTCACCGACGCCATCGACGAGACGTAGACAGCTGTGGCTTGCCTATCGGAAACGGCGGCCGTTTTGTAGTGGACGTCGCTCGGCTTGAGGTTCGACTGAAGGACAAGGCTCACCAGCGA belongs to Thermococcus camini and includes:
- a CDS encoding ferritin family protein, producing MCMGEPLVKRAYETEKKAAASYTDGLGLIRGQGLRYTKVEEVVGRIAVDTIIHKHLMEAILEAQKELEKLAGEGPISEVKDVELAPEQRALVKRFAEMHLEIEKDMIETYQKMAEKMTHPLFKGLAEALVENEKEHHRILAELIAKYGE
- a CDS encoding iron-sulfur cluster assembly protein; the protein is MSLFDVFTRKQTLSGPREDLPPDVKNVVRILRKVKDPETGLDIVDEGLLYGITVKGRSVELFLLMARSTPECHFCQMLAINLQNKILSDIVEVLKQEGFNKIRVYNEIGLLLAEG
- a CDS encoding GNAT family N-acetyltransferase gives rise to the protein MRIERVDEPLSLKDELVRFVFRVYQETGGAYPALEWVEDKPALDDFEGFREVYEPFLEFRLGKEFDELYVLRDDEWKIAGTVALVYNLRGKDVWWVPDEIKDEKTGLIEFFMVDPSYKGRGYGSQLLEFAIQRLRELGKVPHVITFPGLEAYSYYIKKGFTKVMDYKEFVVLKKA
- a CDS encoding ferritin family protein, with product MNELQALALALEVEKAELKFYIRLAKKASDERARRMFLFLANEEAGHWQLFEEKFVEKLIEKCELPAVDKAALESLLVEADEEKLSEVDAVKIGMKQERKTWEFYEKAAREAESESVRRVFEELAKVEKAHYELLKAQYDSVMKTGIWMDYQDFSLEVD
- a CDS encoding class II SORL domain-containing protein, with translation MLSGTIKSGDWKGEKHVPVIEYEKDGDLVKVEVSVGKEIPHPNTPEHHIAWIELYFHPEGENFPILVGRVAFTNHSDPLTEPRAVFFFKTQKKGKLYALSYCNIHGLWENEVTLE
- a CDS encoding DUF835 domain-containing protein — protein: MMGDHGMIISPQWLTVALKTAAGVVFLNAYLKSKRKSALFLSLGWISSILVSPPSTSLYPGVECIFTGMAAAFTLTGILTLIEEEGGRRSPRAMHLTLPTLPAVYGVIEASFNGSCTGTYITSGVLLLIAGVIFTELMSTYYRRNATLFGVVLGVSGVASMLHPIAYENGLLTPDVVMYNSLVIATMAAYAYYRVIYSRHFLGFENLVPGHGVDAIAQGAGIMSERDFRELAPRLDGFPVLAFLRNSEPMNGWLSYRISTVQGANVIPPTSMYRITETTNMYLREMEKVGNRGIVIIEAVEFLKLYNDFRSVVKMLATLRDSVLIHGGTLIIVTEKDVWDEGEWNILLRTLE
- a CDS encoding ABC transporter ATP-binding protein; this translates as MSAVIEARDLHKYFGPIKALQGVTVEVPEGLTLILGPNGGGKSTFMKVALGLYKPTKGTVKLLGKDPWRHSEVRRSIGVAFDPGRFPKLTTGREWLEFIARTRGANPDDVEKAAGLFGIEDALDRRIEGYSSGMLKRLSLAQAFVGEPAVVFLDEPLANVDFESVAEIVQVIGKWKGKGRSFVIISHIWEPFEGLADYGVVISGGKVYLKGEFRDIADDVAGMFRPPEIKNGNPG
- a CDS encoding iron-sulfur cluster assembly protein — encoded protein: MKVYMPGRDWPEHYRAVLEELANITDPVTGGDILDSGVVAGLEVGEDTLKVWLNFESHAEYNITGASAIAYSKIIGDIIERFALVRFQNVYVYDLKNNPVGVFENRKGYTIEDISTERV
- a CDS encoding ferritin family protein, whose product is MLAEKPYLLGREKPLSKREIAQALRWAIEAELDAISFYEQLAELIEDERIKHIFYDVANEEKEHFGEFLAALFEVDKELAKYMKDGFEEVEEETGIKVEL
- the dps gene encoding DNA protection during starvation protein, with the translated sequence MSEHNRRLVEKAGIDVEKLLDMLLRAAAAEFTTYYYYTILRNHAAGMEGETIKEIIEDARLEDRNHFEALVPRIYELGGELPRDIVDFSKMAWCRDAYLPEEPTVENILKVLLEAERCAVGVYTEICKYTFGKDPRTYDLALAILHEEIEHEAWFEELLTGKPSGHFRRTKPGESPFVSKFLR
- a CDS encoding Fur family transcriptional regulator encodes the protein MWREKALQRLKESGYKLTPQRLKLIEVLEELGPSHPSLTEVLAEIRDDFPTMSFSTLYSNLITLKELKLVELFSLDGETRVELNTEPHINLISGGKVIDLNDHEIIERIREKTGRRVKLVNVILD
- a CDS encoding molybdopterin-dependent oxidoreductase yields the protein MRKDVFAFFVIILLLGGTYLLAGNGRKESKTGDYDSPIEGVIQVTGLVERSYNITYDELSKLPSKEVEAPLYCVGEPGKVRKNGTWKGVPLRTVIEAAKPKSRAYKVALYASDGFTTDFYLDTVREDEDIIIAYEFNGEPITPRIVAPDRWGYKWIKHLTKIELVSYDFKGTWESAGYPDDAYITDGSSPGR
- a CDS encoding ferritin family protein, which produces MVPPELDEGLPLERIGDFSLEELLGMAIKAEIGARKFYESLAERIEVEALKEKIEWLAGEEGKHEALLRKMYGAMFPGKEVVFPKEHIGPELKPVARELHGVQDIIDLMKWAMKAEEIAAQFYEGIEKIVESEERKRLMRYLSDMERGHYYTLRAEYELLLDWEMYSQMMHVGP